A DNA window from Arachis hypogaea cultivar Tifrunner chromosome 18, arahy.Tifrunner.gnm2.J5K5, whole genome shotgun sequence contains the following coding sequences:
- the LOC112771168 gene encoding peroxisome biogenesis protein 22, translating to MATGEGDTPKQELFHLIKRFGAFVTLKISNLFSISLHNLDLRSIGAVAGLAVAIVFTWRMLRSPSGSQRRQQKRQGASSSNSGVGAHSNASVAPPEVCSPSDDSRAQNVVDEFFQPVKPTLGQIVRQKLSEGRKVTCRLLGVILEESSPEELQKQATVKSSVLEVLLEITKFCDLYLMELVLDDESEKRVLVALEEAGVFTSGGLVKDKVLFCSTENGRSSFVRQLEPDWHIDTNPEIINQLARFIKYQLHVSPSRTERTAANVFSAPSLEQFFGSI from the exons ATGGCAACGGGTGAAGGTGACACCCCAAAACAAGAGCTTTTCCACCTTATCAAACGCTTCGGTGCTTTTGTCACTCTCAAGATCTCCAACCTCTTCTCCATCTCCCTCCACAACCTC GATTTGCGCTCTATTGGGGCTGTAGCTGGTCTTGCTGTTGCCATTGTTTTCACATGGAGGATGTTGAGATCACCTTCTGGATCTCAACGCAGGCAACAAAAACGGCAAGGTGCTTCATCTAGTAATTCTGGAGTTGGTGCACATTCTAATGCCTCGGTAGCTCCTCCTGAAGTTTGTTCACCCTCAGATGATTCGAGGGCACAAAATGTTGTTGATGAGTTCTTTCAGCCAGTCAAG CCAACTTTGGGGCAGATAGTTAGACAGAAATTAAGTGAAGGAAGAAAG GTAACTTGTCGACTTCTTGGAGTGATCCTTGAGGAAAGTAGTCCAGAGGAGCTTCAG AAACAAGCAACTGTGAAGTCCTCTGTGCTGGAAGTGTTGTTGGAAATAacaaaattttgtgatttatatctCATGGAACTAGTTTTGGATGATGAAAGCGAG AAGAGAGTACTTGTTGCATTAGAAGAAGCTGGGGTATTCACTTCTGGTGGTTTGGTTAAGGACAAG GTTCTTTTCTGTAGCACAGAAAATGGACGATCATCGTTTGTTCGGCAATTGGAACCGGATTGGCATATTGACACGAATCCAGAAATCATCAATCAGCTAGCT AGGTTTATCAAGTATCAACTTCATGTATCGCCCTCTAGGACCGAACGAACAGCAGCCAATGTGTTCAGTGCTCCTTCCCTGGAACAGTTCTTTGGATCCATATAA